In Nostoc sp. GT001, a genomic segment contains:
- the murD gene encoding UDP-N-acetylmuramoyl-L-alanine--D-glutamate ligase, with translation MSKATVIGLGKSGVAAARLLKREGWEVELSDGNTSETLLEQQQGLAAEQITVKLGQSLELNGANLPQLIVVSPGVPWDIPVLVEARQLGIETIGEMELAWRNLQSLPWVGITGTNGKTTTTALIAAIFQAAELNAPACGNIGYAACEVALSQGAGGVGEAFDNSSLLTPNSSLDWVIAEVSSYQIESSSSLAPRIGVWTTFTPDHLSRHKTLENYYNIKAKLLRQSELQVFNGDDAYLSQLGLSAWPDAYWTSVRGKDFLISEKGFYIEDGWVVEKLTATSTPEPIVKVSSLRMVGEHNQQNLLMAVATARLAGINRDAIARAVREFPGVAHRLEHICTWEGIDFINDSKATNYDAAEVGLASVNSPAILIAGGEAKAGDDTGWLAQIQTKAAAVLLIGSAAPAFAKRLREVGYHNYHIVETMERAIPKSAELAKQYQAPVVLLSPACASFDQYPNFEVRGDRFRHLCLAWAGGWKPAGVELTELENSSQESIVQSR, from the coding sequence ATGTCCAAAGCTACTGTTATTGGATTGGGAAAGTCCGGTGTTGCTGCGGCGAGATTGTTGAAACGGGAAGGTTGGGAGGTAGAGCTGAGTGATGGCAACACCTCCGAAACCCTCCTAGAACAACAACAAGGACTCGCTGCCGAGCAAATAACCGTGAAACTAGGACAATCCCTAGAATTGAATGGTGCTAATTTACCCCAATTAATAGTCGTTAGTCCTGGCGTGCCTTGGGATATTCCCGTATTAGTTGAGGCACGCCAACTAGGTATTGAAACCATTGGCGAAATGGAACTCGCTTGGCGAAATTTACAATCGCTACCTTGGGTAGGAATTACTGGCACTAACGGCAAAACTACTACCACAGCTTTAATTGCTGCTATTTTCCAAGCAGCAGAATTAAATGCACCCGCCTGCGGGAATATTGGTTATGCCGCTTGTGAAGTTGCCCTATCTCAGGGAGCAGGGGGAGTAGGGGAAGCATTTGATAATTCCTCACTCCTCACTCCTAACTCCTCACTCGATTGGGTGATTGCGGAAGTTAGCAGCTATCAAATAGAATCTTCGAGTTCTCTTGCTCCCCGGATCGGGGTTTGGACGACTTTCACACCGGATCATCTCAGTCGCCATAAAACTTTAGAAAACTATTACAACATCAAAGCCAAGTTATTACGTCAGTCGGAATTGCAAGTATTCAATGGCGATGATGCCTACTTGAGCCAGCTAGGTTTAAGTGCTTGGCCTGATGCCTATTGGACAAGTGTGAGAGGAAAAGATTTTCTGATTAGCGAAAAAGGCTTTTATATCGAAGACGGCTGGGTTGTGGAAAAATTGACTGCAACCTCGACACCAGAACCGATTGTGAAAGTATCTAGTTTGCGAATGGTGGGAGAACATAACCAGCAAAATCTTTTGATGGCGGTAGCAACAGCAAGATTAGCGGGAATTAATCGTGATGCGATCGCACGCGCAGTTCGGGAATTTCCTGGTGTTGCCCATCGTTTGGAGCATATCTGCACATGGGAAGGGATTGATTTCATTAACGACAGCAAAGCCACCAACTATGATGCGGCTGAAGTTGGTTTAGCATCCGTTAACAGTCCAGCGATTTTAATTGCTGGTGGAGAAGCCAAAGCAGGGGATGATACTGGCTGGCTAGCACAAATTCAAACCAAAGCTGCTGCTGTGTTATTGATTGGTTCTGCTGCACCCGCCTTTGCCAAACGTCTCCGAGAGGTGGGGTATCATAACTACCATATTGTGGAAACTATGGAAAGGGCAATTCCCAAGTCGGCAGAATTAGCCAAGCAGTATCAAGCGCCTGTGGTGTTGCTATCTCCGGCTTGTGCAAGTTTCGACCAGTACCCGAATTTTGAGGTGCGGGGCGATCGCTTCCGTCATCTATGCCTTGCTTGGGCAGGAGGTTGGAAACCCGCCGGAGTAGAACTTACCGAACTTGAAAACTCTAGTCAAGAGTCAATAGTTCAAAGTCGATAA
- the glyS gene encoding glycine--tRNA ligase subunit beta produces the protein MPGFLLEVGTEELPASFLSDALVQWQERIPQSLEAXWLKGESVQVYGTPRRLAVLITGLPSQQPDREEEIXXAPAQAAFKDGQPTAAAAGFAKKQGVELDALSVRPTDKGEFVFVQKRIPGRPVAEILTELVPQWIWGLEGKRLMRWGNGDARFSRPIRWLVALLDETVLPLELVNGSKTVQSDRISQGHRVLHPEPVTIAQATDYVTALKSAYVTVDPEERSNLIKEQVNAVAENLGGYTVIYPDLLAEVTNLVEYPSAVVGKFEPEFLELPTEVITEVMVTHQRYFPVFKSGSFEQELLPNFITISNGDPKKSDIVAVGNERVIRARLADGRFFYEADLTKPIDSFLPQLEKVTFQEELGSVRAKVDRIVKIAEQISSQLKLAENQSQRIQRAALLCKADLVTQMVYEFPELQGIMGEKYALASGEDAEVAKAIYQHYLPKGVGDILPETLTGKIVGLADRLDTLVSIFGLGLIPSGSSDPFALRRAANAVVKIVWFDNLPINLDDLLKQIATDFAAKYHKDRASLTTALQEFFLQRIRTLLQEEKQIDYDLVNAVLGENDPEYTERTLKDLLDVRDRALYLQQIRNDSTLDNIYETVNRSTRLAAQGDLDTKQLEPTTVVRQELFQKPSESALYNALIESVPQTQAAQQTRNYQLLVAALTKIAPAVSNFFDGPDSVLVMDSDPEVKRNRLHLLGLVRNHARVLADFGAIVKNL, from the coding sequence ATGCCTGGGTTTCTATTAGAAGTTGGTACAGAAGAACTACCTGCAAGTTTTCTCAGTGATGCTTTAGTGCAATGGCAGGAACGCATTCCCCAAAGCCTGGAAGCAAANTGGCTCAAGGGCGAAAGTGTCCAGGTGTACGGTACTCCCCGGCGGCTGGCGGTATTGATTACAGGTCTACCATCGCAGCAACCAGATCGAGAAGAAGAAATTAANAGNGCCCCCGCCCAAGCCGCCTTTAAAGATGGTCAGCCAACAGCCGCCGCCGCAGGTTTTGCCAAAAAGCAAGGTGTGGAACTGGATGCGCTCTCAGTTCGCCCCACTGACAAAGGGGAATTTGTATTTGTGCAAAAAAGAATTCCCGGTCGTCCTGTGGCGGAAATTTTGACAGAACTTGTTCCCCAGTGGATTTGGGGTTTAGAAGGTAAGCGGTTGATGCGTTGGGGAAATGGGGATGCGAGGTTTTCTCGACCGATTCGTTGGTTGGTAGCTTTGTTAGATGAGACGGTGCTGCCTTTAGAATTAGTGAATGGTTCTAAAACGGTTCAGAGCGATCGCATTTCTCAAGGTCATCGGGTCTTACATCCTGAACCTGTGACAATCGCCCAAGCTACGGATTATGTTACCGCCCTTAAGTCTGCTTATGTCACCGTTGACCCAGAAGAACGGTCAAATCTGATTAAAGAGCAAGTAAATGCAGTCGCAGAGAATTTAGGCGGGTATACAGTAATTTACCCCGATTTGTTAGCGGAAGTAACCAACCTTGTAGAATATCCTTCCGCAGTTGTTGGTAAATTTGAACCAGAATTTTTAGAATTACCAACTGAGGTAATTACTGAAGTAATGGTTACTCATCAACGTTATTTTCCTGTATTCAAATCAGGGAGTTTTGAGCAAGAATTATTGCCCAACTTCATCACTATTTCTAACGGAGATCCGAAAAAATCAGATATTGTTGCCGTCGGGAATGAAAGGGTAATTCGTGCGAGATTAGCTGATGGCAGATTTTTCTACGAAGCTGATTTAACTAAGCCAATAGATAGCTTTTTACCCCAGTTAGAAAAAGTCACTTTCCAAGAAGAATTGGGTTCGGTGCGTGCCAAGGTAGATCGAATAGTTAAAATTGCCGAGCAAATTAGCAGTCAATTAAAATTAGCTGAAAATCAAAGCCAAAGAATCCAACGTGCTGCTTTATTATGTAAAGCAGACTTGGTGACACAAATGGTATATGAATTCCCCGAATTGCAAGGCATTATGGGAGAAAAATATGCCTTAGCTAGTGGTGAAGATGCTGAAGTAGCAAAGGCAATTTATCAACATTATTTGCCAAAGGGAGTAGGTGATATCTTACCTGAAACACTTACGGGTAAAATTGTTGGTTTGGCAGATAGATTAGATACTTTAGTGAGTATCTTTGGTTTAGGTTTAATTCCTTCCGGTTCATCCGATCCCTTTGCCTTGCGGCGTGCCGCTAATGCTGTAGTTAAAATTGTTTGGTTTGATAATCTGCCAATAAATTTAGATGATTTATTGAAGCAAATAGCAACAGACTTTGCAGCCAAATATCACAAAGATCGGGCATCATTAACCACAGCATTACAAGAGTTTTTCTTGCAACGCATCCGTACTTTATTACAAGAAGAAAAACAGATTGATTACGACTTGGTAAATGCAGTATTAGGAGAAAACGATCCAGAATACACAGAACGGACTTTAAAAGATTTATTGGATGTACGCGATCGCGCCTTATACTTACAACAAATCCGCAACGACAGTACCTTAGATAACATCTACGAAACCGTTAACCGTTCCACACGATTAGCCGCTCAAGGTGATTTGGATACAAAACAGCTAGAACCAACAACCGTAGTTCGTCAAGAATTATTCCAAAAGCCCTCTGAAAGCGCTTTGTATAATGCACTAATCGAATCAGTGCCGCAAACTCAAGCAGCACAGCAAACGCGAAATTATCAACTGTTAGTAGCAGCACTCACAAAAATTGCTCCCGCAGTTAGTAACTTCTTTGATGGCCCAGATAGCGTTTTAGTTATGGACTCCGATCCAGAAGTTAAGCGTAATCGGTTACATCTGCTGGGACTAGTTCGCAATCATGCCCGTGTTTTAGCTGACTTCGGTGCGATCGTCAAAAATCTGTAG
- a CDS encoding PEP-CTERM sorting domain-containing protein (PEP-CTERM proteins occur, often in large numbers, in the proteomes of bacteria that also encode an exosortase, a predicted intramembrane cysteine proteinase. The presence of a PEP-CTERM domain at a protein's C-terminus predicts cleavage within the sorting domain, followed by covalent anchoring to some some component of the (usually Gram-negative) cell surface. Many PEP-CTERM proteins exhibit an unusual sequence composition that includes large numbers of potential glycosylation sites. Expression of one such protein has been shown restore the ability of a bacterium to form floc, a type of biofilm.), with protein sequence MKNIFAKITAIAVTSVAIATSANNPAQAIELNFNWQGNAGYSATGSFSYDETTAPTIISEAGSGATNFLQSLNVSFLDPSKNLLGTYNTVSGGVSESSFFAFNFNTATQTLFGPFDVAGGTGVIGEYFFQGTVGDSLQLRQDVDQQGASTTLDQNSGSIQVSKVPEPASLLGLLAFAGLGVASTVKKKQASY encoded by the coding sequence ATGAAAAATATTTTCGCCAAAATCACCGCGATCGCAGTAACCAGTGTTGCGATCGCTACTAGTGCTAACAACCCAGCCCAAGCTATTGAATTAAACTTTAACTGGCAAGGTAACGCTGGTTACTCAGCAACAGGTTCATTCAGCTACGACGAAACTACAGCACCAACAATCATTTCAGAAGCTGGTAGTGGAGCCACCAATTTTTTACAATCCTTGAATGTCTCCTTCTTAGACCCATCTAAAAATCTTCTGGGAACCTATAACACCGTTAGTGGTGGAGTGTCAGAATCTAGCTTCTTTGCTTTCAATTTTAATACTGCCACTCAGACATTATTTGGCCCCTTTGATGTCGCCGGAGGAACGGGTGTAATTGGAGAATATTTCTTTCAGGGAACGGTTGGCGACTCTTTGCAATTACGTCAGGATGTCGATCAACAGGGAGCGTCAACAACACTAGATCAAAATTCTGGCTCTATTCAAGTGTCCAAAGTCCCTGAGCCTGCTTCTCTCTTGGGTTTGCTAGCATTTGCTGGTTTGGGTGTAGCTTCAACTGTAAAGAAAAAGCAAGCCTCTTACTAG